The Cutaneotrichosporon cavernicola HIS019 DNA, chromosome: 3 region GTATGGGGCGGGCGGTTCaagcggcggcgaaggcgccctcgtcgctctccgCGGTACCCCGCTCGGAACGGGCACGGATATCGGAGGATCGATCCGTATCCCGAGCGCAGTCAACGGCGTGTTTGGTCTCAAGCCTTCCGCCGGCCGCTTCCCGCTCATGGGGGGGCGGCCAGGCCTGCCGGGCCAGGAGGCGATCAAGTCTGTCATTGGGCCAATGGCGAccgacctcgacagcctcgaAATGTGGGGCAAGGCCGTTCTCGCTTGCAAGCCTTGGGAAACAGACCCGGCCGTGTACAGGCTTCCCTGGCGCGAGGTGGAAGTGCCTGAGAAGTTGTCTTTCGGTATCATCATGGACGACGGGGTGATCAAGCCCACGCCGGCCGTCACGCGCGTGCTCAAAGAAACTCGGGcagcgctcgaggccgccggcCACACCGTGGTCGAGTGGCAGCCGTACCAGATCAACAGGGCGGTCGACCTCTTCTTCGCCCTCAtcaagggcgacggcggcgtgaCCATCAGCAACACCATCAAGGGCGAAATCCCCGAGCCCTTCCCCACCGGTTTGGTTCAGTTTGACGCTGCCGCTGAAGCCGCACGCGCCAATCCACCCACAGTTAATGAGCTGTGGAAGACCCAAGCCGCGCGGCAGGCATACCTGGCCGAGTTCCTTGCCCACTGGCAGGCAACCCGTGAGCTCTCCGGCACGGGCCGGCCATTTGACGGCGTCATCGCTCCCATTGCGCCATACCCCGCAGGGAAGCGGTACAACTTCCCGATCCGCGAGGGGTCGTACACTTTCGTATGGAACCTCACGGACCAGACCAGCCTTGCGTTCCCCGCCGGTACTGTCAAGAGCTCGGATGTCGGTGAGATAGGGCGCGAGTACCGCAGCGCCCACGAGAAGAACGCATGGGACAACTACGACGTACAGGGTCTCGAGGGGATGCCTGTTGGTTTGCAGGTGGTCCTGCCTCGCCACGAAGAGGAGCTGGCTATCAAGCTCGGCGGGATTATTGTAGACGCAATTGGCACCCAGCAGCACGCCACATaggtcggcgagatggTCATGGGTGACAAGAAGTGAACCCTGTACGCGTTATCGAGGGCCAGCTCGGGTCATATGCAGTAGATTCAAACTACCACCGTGGAACAACCATCTGCATACTTGCTAACTGGACAACTGTTTAGACCAACAACCATCTGCATACTTGCTAACTGGACAACTGTGTAGACCAACAACCATCTGCATACTTGCTAACTGGACAACTGTTTAGACCAAAAACCATCTGCATACTTGCTAACTGGACAACTGTTTAGACCACATAATCCTTAGAGGGTTAGTCTACACGTGCTCCTTCCACTCCGCGTCGGGCTTGCCATCGCTGATGCTCGGGTTTGGGTTACCTCCCATGAGGATACCCATGATC contains the following coding sequences:
- a CDS encoding uncharacterized protein (Amidase) encodes the protein MTQSKTWKEVSAAKQAARTAAIPAEWKIQVPAKANVMSIPATCGVLTPDEIKITETPAGQLANALLSRELTSEAVVTAFCKRAAIAQQLTNCLTEIWFDAAIAEARKIDEEYAKTGTPRGPLHGLPMSLKDNVNVKGFDTTIGYIEYCDKPASDDSVLAKAFRSAGAVLFCKTNVPTAMLMAETYNNVWGYTPNPYNSAYGAGGSSGGEGALVALRGTPLGTGTDIGGSIRIPSAVNGVFGLKPSAGRFPLMGGRPGLPGQEAIKSVIGPMATDLDSLEMWGKAVLACKPWETDPAVYRLPWREVEVPEKLSFGIIMDDGVIKPTPAVTRVLKETRAALEAAGHTVVEWQPYQINRAVDLFFALIKGDGGVTISNTIKGEIPEPFPTGLVQFDAAAEAARANPPTVNELWKTQAARQAYLAEFLAHWQATRELSGTGRPFDGVIAPIAPYPAGKRYNFPIREGSYTFVWNLTDQTSLAFPAGTVKSSDVGEIGREYRSAHEKNAWDNYDVQGLEGMPVGLQVVLPRHEEELAIKLGGIIVDAIGTQQHAT